The Triticum aestivum cultivar Chinese Spring chromosome 4B, IWGSC CS RefSeq v2.1, whole genome shotgun sequence sequence GGTTGCAACGAGCAGACCCTCGCCTCCGTGTACACCTTCCCAGGCCGGTAATAGTAGCCCTGCTCCGGTGCACAATGCGAGTCTTCTGAGCAGACGCAAAGTCCCTCAATGGCGCAACCCTTCTCGACAATTATCGGGCTCCCATTAATGCCAAGCACCTGGTCACTCCATTCGCTGGAGAAGATCCCATTGGGGTCGTACCTTCCTTTCACCTCTAGGAACTTGCCGGCCTTGGGGTACTTGGCAATGACACCTTCAAAGGCAAAGTTGCGATTTTTGCCCCAGTGAGGGATGGCGCCATATTTGTGTAGCGCCATCTGTTGGAGCTCGTCGAGCACACCAGAGTATGGGTTGGGCTCACCCTTGGTGTAACTCCGGTAGTAGGTAATATCAAAGTCGACCGAGTCCTCCGGCTTGCCGAGGTAGGCAGAAGATGCCTTGATATAGCGGAGGAGAATACCCAAACCGGCGTCGATTCCGCAGAAGGCCTTCGGGTTTTTGTTACGGAGCTGCTTCATGTCGGCGATGAATGCTGATACCCTAGAGAGCGCGATGCTGTAGGCATTGTTGTAGAAGAAGGTTCCCCGGATGCGGGGATCCCACGGACACGTAGTGAGGAGTGCGTCTTCTGGGCTGTCGAGACACGAACCGGATGCTTGGATGCGGTGTTGGAATCCTACCACCGGGTACCCCATGAACAAGCTGCCGTTGTTTGTAAAGCCGTATGCTGCCTTCTCAAACAGCGATGCAGACGTGGGTGCCTCCTTGCACCGAGCGACGGTGTTGTTCTTCTTCTCAAGAAGCTCGTGCATGACTCTGCCGCTGATGAGGTCGGCCGTCGGACTGGATCGCATGGCTAGATAGTCATTGAGGCCGTTACCCACTGACATGATGGCCATACGATCGTCCTTGCGGTAAATGACATTGCGCTGCTCTGGCAGCCATGCCATATCGCCAAATTCATGGAGGCCACCCCACACGACGGCCTGCTCTGCCATGTCAGAGTCATTGCGTGTCACGAACGTCACCGACCGCTTGAACATCGGCTCCAAGGCCAGTGTAACCTGCACATATCAGTAAAAAAAGATTAGCTTTTTTGGAGAGAAacaactaattagttaattaacttgtGCACAAAGAGAGTAACAATTCTTCCGTTTGGTATTAACAATTCTTGAACACGGCATATGTGGGCAACCTAATAAAACGAAGAGAATATAGTATATGCATGCAAAGGCATTTCTTGAGCCACGTACCTGGGAAACGACGCCCAGGACGCCGAGGGAGACCTTGGCCGCGTCGAGGTCAGGATGGTCGGCGCAGAGCTCCCGTACCACCGCGAACCCTTGGCTCTCCGGCGCCGGCGTGACCATCCTCATCCCGACCACGTACTCGTGCACGGCGCCGCCCTTACCCTTGAGCGAACTGCCGTGCGCGCCCGTGGCCAGCAGGCCTCCGATGGTGAGCCCTGACCAGTACGGCGAGTGCGGCAGCGCCAACCCTGCCTCGGCGGCCGCCTGGATCAGGTCGCGGAGCACCATTCCGCTTTCCACGGTCATCAACCCCTTGGCGACGTCGACGCTTACCACCCGGTTGAGCCGCTCCGTGCTTATGATCGTGCCGTCGCGGCCGCCGGGGCAGGCCAGCTTGGGGAAGCTGTGGGAGTGCTTGGTGGCCACCTTCACCTTGCGCTTGGCCGCCACAGCGGCCGCCACGGCCGCGACTAGCTCCTTCTCGGTGCGCGGGAAGATGGCGTTGGCGGCGCGGCAGACGGTGCGGTCAGGGAAGGAGCCGTACGCGTTGGAGATAGTGCAGTCCGACGTGCCGTGGGCACAAACCACGGGCTCCGGCGGAGGGCTCGAGTCAGCGAGGCCGACAAGCAGGAGCACCATGAGGAGAACCGTAAGCACCCGGCCACCCTCCATTGCTCAGCTCTTGCAAGTCCGTCCTTGCAACTACtaataactagatgataccccgcgcgttgctgcggaataCCATAATTTATTTGACGTGTGAATTTTAGCCTGAGTTGACTCGAACGGTAAAAAAACTCCAAGTAACATATCATTTGCTTCAACACAACATCATCAAACAAAACTAACCATTTCTAGGAGGCCATTCCATCATCCGTACATTGCAATGGGAACAAATAAGGTAATATAAGTGGACCAAAAGGGAATAAAACCAAAGTGTCTCCTATCCAACTTTCTTGTACCGAGTAACAAAAGAAGGATGGAAGCAGTTAGATAAGAATCAACATTTTTTGTTACAACATTTTAGTCAACAATATAATACACATCTTCAAGGTTTGCAAATAAGATGACTCCACTTTTAAGGCATGCCAACACTGGATGGAAAACCATAATAGAACGTAAGCTTCCCAAACGCGACCAGGGTTACACTCTGTTCCGCTCTGTTAAGAAAGTTGCTGTTCAGGCATTAACCATACGCTCAAAGAAATAGTTGCAGTTAAGCAGCTCATGCTCTGTCGACCAGAGGGTGAGAGCGGGAGCTATAACCACATCACTAAACGTAAATGGAGTTGAAACAGAGAATAGGTACGTACACCTACATGTGTGATTTACCACATCCTAGAATTCAGTAGGTTCAGAGGAGGACAGTGCTCTGGCGGGAGCATGTCAGATCAGACGCAGCAGAAGAAAACATAGAGGAACTGTGCTACGAACCCACAGAGATTAGTAGCAATCGCTTTGTGTCACACAAAGGATTCAGTCACAAGAACACATAGTTCTGTAGATGAGAAGAGGGGAAAGCGGAGATACAGAATAGCGGATAGAAAGAAAATAGACGGACAAAATATTCTTTTACCCTCCTTATCCTCTCAGGTTAGCCTTAGTTTTTGCTTAAGAGGGGCACGTCCAGTAGATGGGCCAAGCCGGTCACGCGAGCGCCGGCTACCTGCTGGGCTTGACCGAGTCAGCTTCTAGGAGAGGCCTTGGTCTTGGCTGGCCCACATGGCAGGTGCGTAGCAAACTgattccaagaagaagaagaaaaagaagctacaACTCCCTGGGTCGAGGAAGATGTAGCGCCCAGGCGGTGCCTTGGTCAGTTGTTGTAGCCCAGAAGTCCGTTGTTGTAGCCCTCGGCGAGCCTCTTGATGCACCAGAGGTCCTCGATGCCGAGGCGTGATCAGTGCGTCACGCCGGCGCGGACCACCACCCCGCAGCCACAATGTTCGGCCATGTTCTGCGCGCACCAGCCTATGGCGCCCCCGGCCTATTGCGCCGCCCAGACCGTACAGGAAACCGAGCGGTGCGAATAGGATTGGGTTGGAGGATATACGGAGCCACGGAGCCACGTCGCTGCCCGCCATCGCCGACGTAGCCGCCGGTACTACCCCCGACGGCGGAGGCAAACCCTAGAGGAGGCTGAGCTCTGTTCTGTCCATCGCTTCGGAGGAGTGCGATGGGGAATTGGAGACATAGCGTCCACCTTAATGTGGGATTCCTGGCACGAAGGGCCGACCTTTCGACTTGAGGACGGTTTGCATtcgcttccgcttctgcttctgcttctgtgGGTCGTGAGAGGGAGGAGTTAACGCGAGGGTTGTGGAGCACAGGGATCAATTCTTAGCTGTAGATCTGAGCCATCCGTGGTGATCAAACGGTTGATAGCATTTGTGATGACGTGGACGCACGAGAACATAGGAAAATCAGGTAGTGGGGGGCTTCCATTTAGGTATAGAAGATGTCTTGAGATGCTAGCTACGTAGTACTACTTTATATAGCTAGCTCACGGCACGGCACGGTATGCAGCACATTCCTCCCTAGCGGAACACGTAACCATATCTAGAAAGTCAATGGATTGCTCACAAACGCAGCATATGATTAGATGGATGAAGATTATCTATCTCCGGTGGGTCAGGGTCACTACTACGGAACAGGCAAGCAGTGGCGGGCGCAGACAACCTACCAGTCGGTGCGTGCTTTTTTGGAGCAAACGGCCCAAATGTTTTTACCCAATATTGATGGCTTTATGCTTCGCCTtgtattgcatgcatgcatgtggtgttAGTTGTGCGCACATGCTATGCAGAGCTCGCGTGTAAATTCGTCACAAATGCACCATCTTGATGCAGCTGCCACATAATACattttaggggatattattcataATTCAAAACATTTTAAGCAAGGAGTGTAAAATACGTGTGCATTATTGCTCTCCTTCCAGAGGTCAAAGCTAGGATCAATCCATCATCAGCAAGTTATAACTAGTTTTTGGTACTACTAACTAAGCCTGAAACGCCGTTTTATCTTTTGAGACGGAGGAGAAGATTGTACCAGTGTAAGACTACGTACACTCATTCCCTGGACGAATCATATCCCACCACCGATCAACGAGCTGACCGCGAAGATAGTGCAGATGGGACGTTATACTCGTGAAGACTATGAGATTTTGAATGCAAAAGCAAGCCGCGCGCGGGCGAGTATAATAGCAGTGGCCAAGACATTATTAATTCTCCCCTTGATTATATATATACCTCTAGGCCAATTATcctttaggccttgttcggtttggAAGGGTTTGAAGAGGTTTGAAAGGGATTGAAGGGGATTAAATCCCTTGCAAGTCAAAATCGTTCTCAAACCTTCTCAATCCCCTTCAATCCCTGTGGCAAAGGGATTAACCGAACATGGCCTTAGGAAATCAGGGGCAAGATGTGCCACATATTGACAGCCCACAAGTCAACTCGCATGTTGCTAACAACTCATCTAGCTTGGGTTGTCGTCCCCAATCGTCGATTCACATTCAACTACTTTTGATTGAAACCTTTCAACTGAAGATGTAGAACTTCCTACAAAGGGCTCATTCAATTCGGATGATATTAGAGGATTCCTACAGGGATTTCCACCCACGGAAATTTCTCCTATCCTATCATTCCTTTTAAAGGAATAGAGGTACTATATTCATTATGGTTGTGTCTGTATACTAGTGCAAATTCGATTATTAAGCCTCCCAAATGTACAACATGTCTACATAATATGATCTCAATCTATGTCATAAGAGCATCTACAGGTGGACTCGGCAAATCTGACCCATCAAATGCCCGCAGATGCCGGGCATTGACCGGTCACGTCTCAAATTAGTCACTTTGCATCCATCTCGTACTTCTCCTTCTCGACCTCATCCATATAGGCGAACATctccgcctcctccgcggcctctTGCGCCTTCATCTCCTGCCGGCGACGACGTCTTACCTCCGCAGCCGACTCCGACcggagggaatcgaggatggcctgctgctccgcctgcagatctccgtcgccagcgtcccccacatcctcctcctccggctcatcccccccttctcctcctcctccggatccactTCATCCGGAGGTAGCCCCGGAACGATCCGGGCTTCGCGCACAACGcagatctgctcaaggagctcgagcCGGCGCTCCGGGGTCAGAAAGGGCTCGCTCCTCACCCAGTGGCGTGAggggcatggctactaggcggACGGGTGGAGTGGAAAGTGGTGGTGGCGGACAGGAGGAGGAAAATGTGGATGGATGGTAGGGTTTCGGTGCCGCCGGTCGACTTAAATAGCCGGGCAATGCACTACGCGGCCCGCCGGAGCTGCGCCACGCGGCGCCACCGGTCCGACGGAGGAGGCGAGCT is a genomic window containing:
- the LOC123089611 gene encoding L-gulonolactone oxidase 2-like yields the protein MEGGRVLTVLLMVLLLVGLADSSPPPEPVVCAHGTSDCTISNAYGSFPDRTVCRAANAIFPRTEKELVAAVAAAVAAKRKVKVATKHSHSFPKLACPGGRDGTIISTERLNRVVSVDVAKGLMTVESGMVLRDLIQAAAEAGLALPHSPYWSGLTIGGLLATGAHGSSLKGKGGAVHEYVVGMRMVTPAPESQGFAVVRELCADHPDLDAAKVSLGVLGVVSQVTLALEPMFKRSVTFVTRNDSDMAEQAVVWGGLHEFGDMAWLPEQRNVIYRKDDRMAIMSVGNGLNDYLAMRSSPTADLISGRVMHELLEKKNNTVARCKEAPTSASLFEKAAYGFTNNGSLFMGYPVVGFQHRIQASGSCLDSPEDALLTTCPWDPRIRGTFFYNNAYSIALSRVSAFIADMKQLRNKNPKAFCGIDAGLGILLRYIKASSAYLGKPEDSVDFDITYYRSYTKGEPNPYSGVLDELQQMALHKYGAIPHWGKNRNFAFEGVIAKYPKAGKFLEVKGRYDPNGIFSSEWSDQVLGINGSPIIVEKGCAIEGLCVCSEDSHCAPEQGYYYRPGKVYTEARVCSLQPI